The proteins below are encoded in one region of Legionella antarctica:
- a CDS encoding DUF1993 domain-containing protein yields MNQTISMYNASIPIFKQLLTALNDILIKTKTHVENKAIGPHTLLQASLFPDMFNFIRQVQIATDFSRGVSARLAGLDVPAYEDNEISIEDLQVRIEKTLKFLATIKPEAINGSEEKEIITRPGTPKEKKFNGQAYLLHYGLPQFFFHVTTAYDILRNHGVEIGKKDYMGAY; encoded by the coding sequence ATGAACCAGACGATTTCTATGTACAACGCCTCAATTCCAATTTTTAAGCAATTATTGACCGCGTTAAATGATATTTTAATTAAAACAAAAACGCACGTGGAGAATAAAGCAATTGGGCCTCATACTCTGCTGCAAGCAAGTTTGTTTCCTGATATGTTCAATTTTATTCGGCAGGTACAAATTGCAACTGATTTTTCCCGAGGAGTTAGCGCTCGTTTAGCGGGTTTAGATGTCCCTGCTTATGAAGACAATGAAATCAGCATTGAGGATTTACAAGTTCGTATTGAAAAAACGCTAAAATTTCTCGCCACTATTAAACCAGAAGCAATAAATGGTAGTGAGGAGAAGGAAATTATTACTCGACCAGGAACACCAAAAGAGAAAAAATTTAATGGCCAAGCCTACCTGCTGCATTATGGACTTCCCCAATTTTTCTTCCATGTGACAACAGCCTATGACATCTTGCGCAATCATGGGGTTGAAATTGGTAAAAAAGATTATATGGGAGCCTATTAA
- a CDS encoding serine hydrolase domain-containing protein, giving the protein MKRPTLHLILAVHLIFSTVNAKANLIDSEKKDIIQTVVDDYFKKYSKKEQFTAISASVLFPHNGPINLDNIKTVMTGRVGYPPFSEVINFEHVFDIGSITKSFTSLILLQLQTEGKLSLNDSLGKWLPQYSNWSGVTLRQLLNMTSGIPNYSGNPEFEKSLERDLGHVWTDEELLLYAHPEKPIEINQKNRFDYSNSNYILAGLVIEKITHDTFANQLKKRIINQSHSLNHTFYPAGPDGNAVRESISDRKIHGYYFDTDDNKIVDTFSNDLSWAGAAGAIVANTEDVLRWVQLLYHGSLINPIYRESTLAELESVVSVKTGLPIPTVTENDTSGFGLGVGYYYDIESGLRFWTYQGSTLGFRVMYLWQPCNNVTTVVALNSKADANPDSKMGNHIIEANMNLYNTIIEHHPQLSCALLN; this is encoded by the coding sequence ATGAAGAGACCTACGCTACACTTGATTCTGGCTGTACACCTGATTTTTTCAACGGTAAATGCTAAAGCGAATCTTATAGACTCAGAGAAAAAAGATATTATTCAAACTGTAGTTGATGATTATTTTAAAAAATACAGTAAAAAAGAGCAATTTACCGCTATTTCTGCTTCGGTACTGTTCCCTCATAATGGACCGATTAATCTGGATAATATTAAAACAGTAATGACTGGTCGAGTTGGTTATCCTCCATTTTCTGAAGTGATTAATTTTGAGCATGTATTTGATATTGGCAGCATCACCAAATCCTTTACTTCATTGATATTACTGCAATTACAAACCGAAGGTAAATTGTCTTTAAATGATTCACTAGGTAAGTGGTTGCCACAATACTCTAATTGGAGCGGAGTCACTTTGCGCCAGTTATTGAATATGACCAGCGGGATCCCTAATTATTCTGGTAATCCAGAATTTGAGAAGAGCCTGGAACGGGATTTAGGTCATGTCTGGACCGATGAAGAATTACTTCTTTACGCCCATCCGGAAAAACCAATAGAAATAAATCAGAAGAACCGATTTGATTATTCTAACAGCAATTATATTCTTGCTGGACTAGTCATTGAAAAAATAACTCATGATACATTTGCTAATCAGTTAAAAAAACGAATAATTAATCAAAGCCATTCCTTAAATCATACCTTTTATCCTGCAGGACCTGATGGGAATGCAGTGCGCGAATCAATCTCAGATCGAAAGATACATGGTTATTATTTTGATACGGATGATAATAAAATAGTCGATACCTTCAGTAATGATTTATCCTGGGCAGGAGCTGCTGGAGCGATAGTTGCGAATACCGAAGATGTTCTACGATGGGTACAGTTACTTTATCATGGAAGTCTTATTAATCCCATTTATAGAGAAAGTACGCTGGCTGAATTAGAGTCAGTGGTATCGGTAAAAACTGGTTTACCTATTCCTACAGTTACTGAAAACGATACTTCAGGTTTTGGTTTAGGGGTAGGATATTATTATGATATCGAATCAGGACTAAGGTTTTGGACCTATCAGGGAAGTACATTGGGATTCCGAGTCATGTACTTATGGCAACCTTGTAATAATGTAACAACGGTTGTTGCTTTGAACAGTAAAGCAGACGCGAATCCAGACTCCAAAATGGGAAATCATATTATTGAAGCTAATATGAATTTGTATAACACCATTATTGAACACCATCCGCAATTGAGTTGCGCTTTGTTAAACTAG
- a CDS encoding ABC transporter ATP-binding protein encodes MQKEIIKLENVYYTVSTGELCLSILTNISLEIKAGVTIAITGASGSGKTSLLNLMAGLELPSSGKIFYNTQDITLLDEDQRAQLRARQIGFIFQSFQLLPNLTALENIMLPLEIMRLENALVIANSWLDKVGLHNRAKHFPLQLSGGEQQRVAIARGFAISPSVLFADEPTGNLDPQTGKTITDLLFALNEEHQTTLVIVTHDDTLARRCQLHWPLVEGRLVC; translated from the coding sequence ATCCAGAAGGAAATTATTAAGCTTGAAAATGTCTACTATACCGTCAGCACCGGAGAGCTATGTTTATCTATATTGACAAACATAAGTCTTGAAATCAAGGCAGGAGTGACTATTGCCATTACTGGTGCATCAGGTTCTGGAAAAACTTCTTTGCTCAACTTGATGGCAGGCTTGGAACTGCCTTCGAGTGGGAAAATATTTTATAATACTCAGGATATTACCCTACTGGATGAAGATCAGCGAGCCCAGCTCAGAGCACGGCAAATTGGGTTCATTTTCCAATCGTTTCAGTTGCTTCCCAATCTTACGGCCCTGGAAAATATTATGCTTCCTCTGGAAATTATGCGCCTGGAGAATGCATTAGTTATTGCTAATTCATGGTTGGATAAAGTGGGGCTTCACAATCGTGCGAAACATTTTCCGTTGCAATTATCTGGAGGAGAACAACAGCGTGTGGCTATAGCACGAGGATTTGCTATCTCACCCTCCGTATTATTTGCCGATGAGCCTACTGGTAACCTGGATCCACAAACGGGTAAAACCATTACTGACTTACTTTTTGCCTTAAATGAAGAGCACCAAACTACTTTGGTTATCGTGACCCATGATGACACTTTGGCCCGGCGTTGCCAGCTTCACTGGCCATTAGTAGAGGGGCGATTAGTTTGCTAA
- a CDS encoding IS66 family transposase: protein MMKRQEIKQVLDELTKDIDSLADKKAVTIIKVLVNLVEMLAEENALLREENQVLRDEINRLKGEQGKPNIRGQSKGSNGDNTGNSNHSSEGDRNKRGKGNNKNTGKDKKNVRIDRRVTIALDKATLPDDAKFKGFEIRIIQDLKIITDNVEFKLETYYSPSLKKTFIAPIPGEYKGSEFGPGVKALVITLYRDAGMTESAIERFLKTCGIQISHGKIASMLTEGNDIFHQEKEDIVDAGSNAGLYQQMDDTGSRVNGKNHYTHVLCNDFFTAYFTRRKKDRLTLLELLCRDQLKFMFNQEAYELMDEFGLAKKWLDQIKPMLHAQPLTRESIDSLMGTLFPNPKKHSTNRRIILESAALAYYQHSKYFIHYLMTDDAPQFNKLALHHALCWIHEGRHYKKLTPFSDMNQNILAVFLEQLWDFYHALLTYKTAPSQSMAQQLSMQFDTLFATTTGYDVLDQRIAKTRAKKQALLLVLDHPFLPLHNNASELGTRFQARIRDINLQTVSQNGTKSKDTFATIVQTARKLKVNVYQYIYDRVTKKFEMPSLAELILLKVRQVPCTT, encoded by the coding sequence ATGATGAAACGCCAAGAAATCAAACAAGTTTTAGATGAGTTAACAAAAGATATCGATAGTCTTGCCGACAAAAAGGCCGTGACTATCATTAAGGTATTGGTTAATTTGGTCGAAATGCTTGCCGAAGAAAATGCTTTGCTCAGAGAGGAAAACCAAGTATTACGTGATGAGATAAACCGCCTTAAGGGTGAACAGGGCAAACCTAATATTCGCGGTCAATCCAAAGGTAGCAATGGCGATAATACAGGCAATTCCAATCATTCATCTGAAGGAGATCGCAATAAACGTGGTAAAGGGAACAATAAAAACACAGGCAAAGACAAAAAAAACGTACGTATTGATAGACGTGTTACGATTGCTCTGGACAAAGCAACGCTGCCAGATGACGCCAAGTTCAAGGGTTTTGAGATTCGAATCATCCAGGATCTAAAAATCATCACGGATAATGTTGAATTCAAGCTGGAAACGTATTACTCACCATCTTTGAAAAAAACCTTTATTGCGCCGATTCCTGGCGAATATAAGGGCAGTGAATTTGGTCCTGGGGTTAAAGCGCTGGTCATCACATTATACCGTGATGCAGGGATGACGGAGAGCGCCATTGAGCGCTTTTTAAAAACATGTGGTATTCAAATATCACATGGTAAAATTGCTTCCATGCTGACAGAAGGCAATGATATTTTTCATCAGGAAAAAGAAGATATTGTCGATGCCGGTAGCAACGCAGGCTTGTACCAGCAGATGGATGACACAGGCAGTCGTGTTAACGGCAAAAATCACTACACCCATGTTTTATGTAATGACTTTTTTACAGCATACTTCACTCGTCGTAAAAAAGATCGCTTGACCTTATTGGAGTTGCTGTGTCGAGACCAATTAAAGTTTATGTTTAATCAGGAGGCTTATGAGTTAATGGATGAGTTTGGTCTCGCAAAAAAATGGTTGGATCAAATTAAACCAATGCTGCATGCACAACCCCTCACACGTGAATCAATCGATAGTTTGATGGGAACACTTTTTCCAAATCCAAAAAAACACAGCACGAATCGACGCATAATTCTTGAGTCAGCAGCTCTTGCCTATTATCAGCACTCGAAATACTTCATCCATTATTTAATGACAGATGATGCGCCTCAGTTTAATAAATTGGCCCTACATCATGCGCTGTGCTGGATCCATGAAGGTCGTCATTATAAAAAACTCACTCCATTCTCAGATATGAATCAGAATATATTGGCTGTATTTCTTGAGCAATTATGGGATTTCTACCATGCATTATTGACTTACAAGACGGCTCCATCTCAATCAATGGCCCAACAACTATCAATGCAATTTGATACTTTGTTCGCAACCACGACAGGCTATGATGTTTTAGATCAACGCATTGCAAAGACACGTGCTAAAAAACAAGCGTTATTATTGGTGTTAGACCATCCATTTCTGCCATTGCACAACAATGCCTCTGAATTAGGGACACGGTTTCAAGCAAGGATACGCGACATCAATCTCCAAACGGTCTCCCAAAATGGCACCAAATCAAAGGATACGTTTGCCACGATTGTACAGACGGCCAGAAAACTGAAAGTTAACGTTTATCAGTATATTTACGATAGGGTGACTAAAAAATTTGAAATGCCATCATTGGCTGAATTAATCTTACTTAAAGTGCGGCAGGTTCCATGCACCACATAA
- a CDS encoding ABC transporter permease: MPASLAISRGAISLLSLPLPIKAIIREWRTGELTLLFIALIVAVACVSAMNNFTGTVKHQLEQSATNMLGADAVFTSKSSIQPEWLQKSQALGLSQTISLSFSSMVEDQNQLQLAQIKAISTPYPLRGVLKIARNLSEPYGKEINRAPDPGTAWLEPRLFSLLATEIGKTINIGAASFKITGVIQDQPGQTGDWFTISPRIIINFEDVAKTKVIQRGSNLSYNWLLNGSKKQLRAMQNFLNQEGADKQQWLDSQNRNLRVTETLERTLSYLNFSTVLSMILAGVAISMASLRYCQRHLKQVALLRCFGASQYQVMQLYIASIGLLGIVACILGAVIGYAFQPILIKWLGGLLPRVEPQFTLRPLLLSMVTGMMILFCFSIGTIWQLRKVSAITLFRQYQIMWENTLILTYGMALFLLTGLAYIYTDSLKVTLSVLTGCLGFIGAALIGLWLLFAGPIKTKARISLSWRFGFTNIAHNLNDSAVQVIGIGLALTAMLSLTLLKNHLLSDWQQQLPEQTANYFVINVAPEQTTFLNQVLAANQVKSASFYPMVRGRLVAINQESVNQRYGEDAKDINALQRELNLSWSKKLPDSNLIVDGTWDVTDPSQNWVSVDQGLAKSLGIKLGDFLLFRIGDIELSARISSFRQIDWNSFKPNFFMLFKPGLLNQLPQTMITSFYLPPEKQYVLLQINKQFPNVTVIDVANTINKIRAIFTSAGNAITFISLFALLIGLVIVTLAILAFSSTKLEETRVLKILGMRRKTLLWIRSSEAFLIGVYSGVLATGTAILINLYTAEAILKSQFSIPWSLFIVIPMTTALLTVVINLIIQRKQYQSRSPG, translated from the coding sequence TTGCCAGCTTCACTGGCCATTAGTAGAGGGGCGATTAGTTTGCTAAGTTTACCCCTACCTATAAAAGCAATCATTCGGGAATGGCGAACGGGTGAGTTAACCTTGCTGTTTATCGCGCTAATTGTTGCTGTAGCTTGCGTCAGTGCAATGAATAATTTTACTGGAACGGTGAAGCATCAATTGGAGCAAAGTGCTACAAACATGCTTGGTGCGGATGCGGTTTTTACTAGTAAATCGTCTATTCAGCCGGAGTGGTTACAAAAATCCCAGGCTCTTGGCTTAAGTCAAACAATTAGCCTTAGTTTTTCCAGTATGGTTGAAGATCAAAATCAGTTGCAGTTGGCACAAATTAAAGCAATTTCAACTCCATACCCTTTGCGAGGCGTACTCAAAATAGCCAGAAATCTTAGCGAACCTTATGGAAAAGAGATTAATCGTGCTCCGGACCCAGGTACAGCATGGTTGGAACCTCGACTTTTTTCCCTTCTGGCAACTGAAATCGGTAAAACGATTAATATCGGTGCTGCCAGTTTTAAAATCACCGGTGTCATTCAGGATCAACCAGGGCAAACAGGTGACTGGTTCACCATTTCTCCTCGCATCATTATTAATTTTGAGGATGTTGCCAAAACAAAAGTTATTCAACGAGGCAGTAATCTAAGTTATAACTGGCTGCTAAATGGATCCAAAAAGCAATTGCGCGCGATGCAGAATTTTTTAAACCAAGAGGGAGCAGATAAGCAGCAGTGGCTGGATAGTCAAAATAGAAATCTAAGAGTAACCGAAACCCTCGAGCGGACTTTAAGTTATCTAAATTTTAGCACAGTATTAAGCATGATTCTGGCTGGAGTTGCAATCAGTATGGCTTCATTGCGTTATTGTCAACGTCATTTAAAGCAAGTCGCTCTATTGCGTTGTTTTGGAGCCTCTCAGTACCAGGTAATGCAACTTTATATTGCTAGTATCGGTTTATTGGGTATTGTTGCCTGCATTCTTGGCGCTGTAATTGGTTATGCATTTCAACCGATATTAATTAAATGGCTTGGTGGTCTTTTGCCCCGAGTAGAGCCGCAATTCACTCTCAGACCGTTATTGCTTAGTATGGTTACCGGAATGATGATCTTGTTTTGTTTTTCTATAGGAACTATTTGGCAGTTACGTAAAGTAAGTGCGATTACTCTTTTTCGGCAATACCAGATTATGTGGGAGAACACCCTTATTTTGACCTATGGAATGGCCTTATTTTTATTGACTGGTCTGGCCTATATCTATACCGATTCCCTTAAAGTGACGTTAAGCGTATTGACTGGATGCCTTGGATTTATAGGAGCAGCTCTAATAGGTCTTTGGCTGTTATTTGCAGGGCCAATTAAAACAAAAGCCCGTATTTCCTTGAGTTGGCGTTTTGGCTTCACCAATATTGCTCATAACCTAAATGATAGTGCGGTGCAGGTAATTGGTATTGGTCTTGCCTTAACAGCAATGCTTAGTTTAACCCTACTTAAAAATCACTTGCTTAGTGACTGGCAACAGCAGTTACCAGAACAAACAGCTAATTATTTTGTAATTAATGTAGCACCGGAGCAGACCACCTTCTTAAATCAAGTACTAGCAGCCAATCAAGTCAAAAGTGCCAGTTTTTATCCTATGGTACGTGGACGATTAGTAGCCATTAATCAGGAGTCGGTTAATCAACGATATGGTGAGGATGCCAAAGATATAAATGCTTTACAAAGAGAACTGAATTTATCATGGTCAAAGAAGCTACCCGATAGCAATCTGATTGTAGACGGTACTTGGGACGTGACAGACCCTTCTCAAAATTGGGTTTCTGTTGATCAGGGATTAGCTAAATCCCTGGGAATAAAATTGGGAGACTTTTTGCTATTTCGTATTGGTGACATAGAGCTAAGTGCCCGAATCTCCAGCTTCAGGCAAATTGATTGGAATTCATTTAAGCCCAATTTTTTCATGCTCTTCAAGCCGGGCCTGCTTAATCAATTACCTCAAACGATGATTACCAGCTTTTATCTACCACCTGAGAAGCAGTATGTGTTACTCCAAATCAACAAACAATTTCCGAACGTTACTGTAATTGATGTCGCCAATACGATTAATAAAATTCGAGCCATATTTACCAGTGCAGGAAATGCAATCACTTTTATTAGCCTGTTTGCTTTATTAATTGGTCTGGTTATTGTTACTTTGGCAATTTTGGCCTTTAGCAGCACCAAACTAGAGGAAACCAGAGTATTGAAAATTTTGGGAATGCGTCGTAAGACGTTATTATGGATACGCAGTAGTGAGGCGTTTTTAATTGGTGTCTATTCGGGAGTGTTGGCTACAGGTACCGCTATATTGATTAATTTATATACGGCTGAAGCCATTTTAAAGAGCCAGTTTTCCATTCCTTGGAGCCTTTTTATCGTTATCCCTATGACTACTGCTCTCCTGACGGTGGTCATTAACTTAATCATTCAGAGAAAACAATATCAAAGCCGCTCACCCGGGTGA
- a CDS encoding arylesterase codes for MKSLNLFLMLLVLIIAPLQAKNIVVLGDSLSAGYGIDTQKGWVNLLATRLQTEGRFNIINISISGDTTSNGLAKLKPALQKYKPDVVIIELGANDGLRGLPISQIRNNFEVMLQESQKAKAKVLLLGIDLPPNYGLKYREQLKNMYIELAKTHKILLVPMFLEGVAGHDNLMQKDGLHPNEQAQQKILDNVWPHLKAVLETK; via the coding sequence ATGAAATCCCTGAATTTATTTTTAATGTTGTTAGTATTAATAATAGCACCCCTACAAGCAAAAAATATTGTCGTCCTAGGCGACAGTTTAAGCGCAGGTTATGGCATTGATACTCAAAAAGGATGGGTGAATCTATTGGCGACAAGGTTGCAAACAGAAGGGCGTTTTAATATCATCAACATCAGCATCAGCGGTGATACAACCAGTAATGGGCTGGCGAAATTAAAACCCGCACTGCAAAAGTACAAACCCGATGTCGTTATCATTGAGTTGGGGGCAAATGATGGTTTGCGAGGTCTTCCCATCAGTCAGATAAGAAATAACTTCGAAGTCATGCTCCAGGAGAGCCAAAAAGCCAAAGCTAAGGTATTATTGCTCGGAATAGACCTTCCGCCTAACTACGGTCTAAAATATCGTGAACAACTTAAGAATATGTACATTGAATTAGCCAAAACCCACAAGATTTTGTTGGTCCCTATGTTTTTAGAAGGTGTAGCAGGTCATGATAATCTGATGCAAAAAGACGGCTTACATCCAAATGAGCAAGCGCAACAAAAAATTCTTGATAATGTATGGCCACATTTAAAAGCCGTTCTTGAAACTAAATAA